The following are encoded together in the Pseudodesulfovibrio indicus genome:
- a CDS encoding glycosyltransferase, translating to MTANTGQRTLGMVLKGYPRISETFISNEIRLLEEMGFKIHIYSMRAPRENFSHESIAAIKAGVTYLPSSMLLGLPALLYHNARLFARMPRRYLDCLKLMKQRFRLAPKKHTWVKHMLQAGYIMQKSVLDDGVDLGHLHGHFAHTPTTVTMYAAFLADVPFSFTAHAKDIYTQDPRRIEDKVERARFVVTCTRYNEQYLREHVANGNPIHCVYHGINLDLFSPGDRRPEAEPPYHILTVARFVEKKGLDTVLRALAKLRAEGLEFRYTLVGEGKAKFNRRIRNLINELGLDDVTTLPGTITHDEVIRLLNDADCFTLGCRKAKDGDRDGIPNVVAEAMATGVPVAATDVSGVPELVTHEQTGLLCPSNDPDALAAIIRRILTDDELRRAIIPAAVDRAHAVFNNKKLIRDLGAIYKSHGVPCGE from the coding sequence ATGACCGCCAACACAGGCCAGCGAACCCTGGGCATGGTGCTCAAGGGGTATCCACGCATTTCCGAGACCTTCATCTCCAACGAAATTCGCCTCCTGGAAGAGATGGGGTTCAAGATCCACATCTACTCCATGCGCGCCCCGCGCGAAAATTTCTCCCACGAGTCCATCGCGGCCATCAAGGCGGGCGTCACCTACCTGCCCTCGTCCATGCTCCTCGGCCTGCCCGCGCTGCTCTACCACAACGCCCGGCTGTTCGCGCGCATGCCCCGGCGCTACCTGGACTGCCTCAAGCTGATGAAGCAGCGGTTCCGCCTGGCGCCCAAGAAACACACCTGGGTCAAGCACATGCTCCAGGCCGGGTACATCATGCAGAAGTCCGTGCTCGACGACGGCGTGGACCTCGGCCACCTGCACGGACACTTCGCCCATACCCCGACCACGGTGACCATGTACGCCGCCTTCCTCGCGGACGTCCCCTTTTCCTTCACCGCCCACGCCAAGGACATCTACACCCAGGACCCGCGCCGCATCGAGGACAAGGTGGAACGCGCCCGGTTCGTGGTCACCTGCACCCGGTACAACGAGCAGTACCTGCGCGAGCACGTGGCCAACGGCAACCCCATCCACTGCGTGTACCACGGCATCAACCTCGACCTGTTCTCGCCGGGCGACCGCCGGCCCGAGGCCGAACCGCCCTACCACATCCTGACCGTGGCCCGGTTCGTGGAGAAGAAGGGGCTGGACACCGTGCTTCGAGCCCTGGCCAAGCTCCGGGCCGAAGGGCTTGAGTTCCGCTACACCCTGGTGGGCGAGGGCAAGGCCAAGTTCAACCGCAGGATCAGAAATCTCATCAACGAGCTGGGGCTGGACGACGTCACCACCCTGCCCGGCACCATCACCCACGACGAGGTCATCCGGCTCCTGAACGACGCCGACTGCTTCACGCTCGGCTGCCGCAAGGCCAAGGACGGGGACCGCGACGGCATCCCCAACGTGGTGGCCGAAGCCATGGCCACCGGCGTGCCCGTGGCCGCCACCGACGTGTCCGGCGTGCCCGAGCTGGTGACCCACGAACAGACCGGCCTGCTCTGCCCGTCCAACGATCCCGACGCCCTGGCCGCGATCATCCGCCGCATCCTGACCGACGACGAACTGCGCCGGGCCATCATCCCCGCCGCCGTCGACCGCGCCCACGCGGTCTTTAACAACAAGAAACTCATCCGCGACCTCGGCGCCATCTACAAGAGCCACGGCGTGCCCTGCGGGGAGTAG
- a CDS encoding GNAT family N-acetyltransferase — MTAILRRMTPADIDDVCALLHENMNSKFSVARWRALFSPSWCGGKPDLGIVAEDNGRIVGVHGHVCSYRVIDGRRERFLNFTSWYILKEYRRQGLGSGMLSMATADPEVTCTVFSLSPRQTEFFKTLGMSVLEEDRLLWRKTGKAYENLELVSDPVKIRQCCDLGDIRVFDDHKDLPVIPVLVMTKCTQCLLFLSRAVKHGGVIYYDVLYRSNPKLFTERVQDIAEALLPDDECVLAADRRFVEGDAGGEIETIKSPRFFKSSRVQPKDIDLAYSEIPLLGLKLD, encoded by the coding sequence ATGACCGCCATCTTGCGTCGTATGACCCCCGCCGACATCGACGATGTCTGCGCCCTGCTGCATGAGAACATGAACTCCAAGTTTTCCGTGGCGCGCTGGCGCGCGCTCTTCTCCCCCTCCTGGTGCGGCGGCAAGCCGGATCTGGGGATAGTGGCCGAAGACAACGGACGCATCGTGGGCGTGCACGGCCACGTCTGTTCCTATCGGGTCATCGACGGCCGCCGCGAGCGGTTCCTCAATTTCACCTCCTGGTACATCCTCAAGGAGTACCGCAGGCAGGGGCTGGGCTCCGGCATGCTGTCCATGGCCACCGCCGACCCGGAGGTGACCTGCACGGTCTTCTCCCTCTCCCCCCGGCAGACCGAGTTCTTCAAGACCCTGGGCATGAGCGTGCTCGAAGAGGACCGGCTGCTCTGGCGCAAGACCGGCAAGGCCTATGAAAACCTGGAGCTGGTCTCCGACCCGGTCAAGATCCGGCAGTGCTGCGACCTGGGCGACATCCGCGTCTTCGACGACCACAAGGACCTGCCGGTCATCCCGGTGCTGGTCATGACCAAGTGCACCCAGTGCCTGCTGTTCCTGTCCCGCGCGGTCAAGCACGGCGGCGTGATCTACTACGACGTGCTCTACCGCTCCAACCCCAAGCTCTTCACCGAGCGGGTCCAGGACATCGCCGAGGCCCTGCTGCCCGACGACGAGTGCGTGCTGGCGGCCGACCGCCGGTTCGTGGAGGGCGACGCGGGCGGCGAGATCGAGACCATCAAGTCCCCGCGCTTCTTCAAGTCCAGCCGCGTGCAGCCCAAGGACATCGACCTGGCCTACTCCGAGATCCCCCTGCTGGGACTCAAGCTCGATTAG
- a CDS encoding glycosyltransferase family protein: MESHNYNILMYSHDTYGLGHIRRTMAIARNLVGPEVNILIVTGSPIVGRYSFPKGIDFVRMPGMIKKTNVIYVPHSIKVDPKIAISIRKNIILSTAKAFKPDLFVVDKVPTGLKGEVLPTLKWMNKKLPCSRVVLGLRDILDDAASTRADWKRKKFPEVLRELYSEIWVYGTKEMYDPITEYAFPADIAAKTVFTGYIPRMIPTARKAKRKHKQVVVTIGGGGDGYTVLDTYLRMLETNGTVDFKTLMITGPFLSPERLDELADRARALKVQIKPFVRNMEKRMAKADLVVSMGGYNTMCEILSLKKPALVIPRDNPRQEQLLRAEAFKKRGLCDYIEWGRVTPETMREKINALLADPAPYTAELDSFAMTGLDVMRERLQFFRENC, translated from the coding sequence ATGGAATCGCACAACTACAACATCCTGATGTACTCCCACGACACTTACGGTCTGGGACACATCCGCCGCACCATGGCCATCGCCAGGAACCTGGTGGGGCCGGAAGTGAACATCCTCATCGTCACCGGCTCCCCCATAGTCGGCCGCTATTCCTTCCCCAAGGGTATCGATTTCGTGCGCATGCCCGGCATGATCAAGAAAACCAACGTGATCTACGTCCCCCACTCCATCAAGGTGGACCCCAAGATCGCCATCTCCATCCGCAAGAACATCATTTTGTCCACGGCCAAGGCGTTCAAGCCGGACCTCTTCGTGGTGGACAAGGTCCCCACCGGCCTCAAGGGCGAGGTCCTGCCGACCCTCAAGTGGATGAACAAGAAGCTGCCCTGCTCCCGCGTGGTCCTCGGCCTGCGCGACATCCTGGACGACGCCGCGTCCACCCGCGCCGACTGGAAGCGCAAGAAATTTCCCGAGGTCCTGCGCGAGCTGTACTCCGAGATATGGGTCTACGGCACCAAGGAGATGTACGACCCCATCACCGAGTACGCCTTCCCGGCGGACATCGCGGCCAAGACCGTGTTCACCGGCTACATCCCGCGCATGATCCCGACCGCGCGCAAGGCCAAGCGCAAGCACAAGCAGGTGGTGGTCACCATCGGCGGCGGCGGCGACGGCTACACCGTGCTCGACACCTACCTGCGCATGCTGGAGACCAACGGCACCGTGGACTTCAAGACCCTGATGATCACCGGCCCGTTCCTCTCCCCGGAGCGCCTGGACGAGCTGGCGGACCGCGCCCGCGCCCTCAAGGTCCAGATCAAGCCGTTCGTGCGCAACATGGAGAAGCGGATGGCCAAGGCGGACCTGGTGGTCTCCATGGGCGGCTACAACACCATGTGCGAAATCCTGTCGCTCAAGAAGCCCGCCCTCGTCATCCCGCGCGACAACCCGCGCCAGGAACAGCTCCTCCGCGCCGAGGCGTTCAAGAAACGCGGGCTGTGCGACTACATCGAATGGGGCCGGGTCACGCCCGAAACCATGCGCGAAAAGATCAACGCCCTGCTCGCCGACCCCGCGCCCTACACCGCCGAACTCGACTCCTTCGCCATGACCGGACTCGACGTCATGCGCGAACGGCTCCAATTCTTCCGCGAGAACTGCTGA
- a CDS encoding radical SAM protein, producing the protein MTRKCNFRCEYCYFPHDNTPVTETLDAERISGFLDATGKPWKVGLTGGEPFIYPGIIDICETLTRNHVIGIDTNLSVSSKVREFAERIDPARVHNLYVALHIEERERIKGVDAFIRNARLLLDKGFEVIVNYVVHPSLEERFARDRAFFAEHGIAITPRPFRGEHEGRRYPEAYGDRADKVFGGHPEQGKKVAFNFQGLPCSAGRTLLRLEPDGTVFRCPGDKTVLGNVMDKVHLYEGFPPCTKKRCPCRGLDHVRLTYAQADLVRGVQYAVVAANEDSRLAFEQALAGSPGNPCAENNLGVLAWRRGERDEARQWFESALKLVPDNRLYVANLDGARSQHPDFDPQICLDVNANARPD; encoded by the coding sequence ATGACGCGGAAATGCAATTTCCGCTGCGAATACTGTTATTTTCCCCACGACAACACCCCGGTCACCGAGACCCTGGACGCGGAGCGCATCAGCGGTTTCCTCGACGCGACCGGCAAGCCCTGGAAGGTCGGCCTGACCGGCGGCGAGCCGTTCATCTATCCCGGCATCATCGACATCTGCGAGACCCTGACCCGCAACCACGTCATCGGCATCGACACCAACCTGTCCGTGTCCTCCAAGGTGCGCGAGTTCGCCGAGCGCATCGACCCGGCCCGGGTCCACAACCTCTACGTGGCCCTGCACATCGAGGAGCGCGAGCGGATCAAGGGCGTGGACGCCTTCATCAGGAACGCGCGGCTGCTCCTGGACAAGGGGTTCGAAGTCATCGTCAACTACGTGGTCCACCCCTCCCTGGAGGAACGGTTCGCCCGCGACCGCGCCTTCTTCGCCGAGCACGGCATCGCCATCACCCCGCGCCCCTTCCGGGGCGAGCACGAGGGGCGGCGCTATCCCGAGGCCTACGGAGACCGGGCCGATAAGGTCTTCGGCGGCCACCCGGAGCAGGGCAAGAAGGTGGCCTTCAATTTCCAGGGGCTGCCCTGTTCGGCGGGCCGCACCCTGCTGCGTCTGGAGCCGGACGGGACCGTGTTCCGCTGCCCCGGCGACAAGACGGTGCTCGGCAACGTCATGGACAAGGTGCACCTCTACGAGGGATTCCCGCCGTGCACCAAGAAACGGTGCCCGTGCCGGGGACTGGACCACGTCCGGCTGACCTATGCCCAGGCCGACCTGGTGCGCGGGGTGCAGTACGCGGTGGTGGCCGCCAACGAGGATTCGCGCCTCGCCTTCGAGCAGGCCCTGGCCGGTTCCCCCGGCAACCCCTGCGCCGAGAACAACCTCGGCGTGCTCGCCTGGCGGCGCGGCGAAAGGGACGAGGCCAGGCAATGGTTCGAGTCCGCCCTGAAACTGGTCCCGGACAACCGGCTCTACGTCGCGAACCTCGACGGGGCGCGCTCGCAACACCCCGATTTCGATCCGCAAATCTGCCTGGATGTGAACGCGAACGCCCGCCCCGACTAA
- a CDS encoding polysaccharide deacetylase family protein produces MTIDYMKTLLHELDAWKDAGRTAEFWWRDDDAAEPSVELDRLIRLSDRFGVPCGLATVPALAGEPLRKGLSHASHIWILQHGYAHKNRAQSGGGAWELGAHRPKSEVLEELRQGMGKLTQLFKGRFVPVLVPPWNRIDPELFPYLPVMGYRGLSTSYKKGRPNPSVELRVADAHCDVLHWKDKPAVRFSGAEKCVKLLVDHLRDKRTGEVDASEPTCLLTHHMVMDDDAWEFVEALFAATSEHPAAAWITPAEIWPPKA; encoded by the coding sequence ATGACTATCGACTATATGAAAACGCTGCTCCACGAATTGGACGCCTGGAAGGACGCGGGCCGGACCGCCGAATTCTGGTGGCGCGACGACGACGCGGCCGAACCCTCGGTGGAACTCGACCGGCTGATCCGGTTGAGCGACCGGTTCGGCGTGCCCTGCGGCCTGGCCACGGTTCCGGCCCTGGCGGGCGAACCCCTGCGCAAGGGGCTGTCCCATGCCAGCCACATCTGGATTCTGCAGCACGGCTACGCCCACAAGAACCGCGCCCAGTCCGGCGGCGGCGCCTGGGAACTGGGGGCCCACCGGCCCAAGTCCGAGGTCCTGGAGGAGCTCCGCCAGGGCATGGGCAAGCTGACCCAGCTGTTCAAGGGCCGTTTCGTGCCCGTGCTGGTGCCGCCGTGGAACCGCATCGACCCGGAGTTGTTCCCGTACCTGCCGGTGATGGGGTACCGGGGGTTGTCCACCAGTTACAAGAAGGGGCGGCCCAATCCGTCCGTCGAACTGCGCGTGGCCGACGCCCACTGCGACGTGCTGCACTGGAAGGACAAGCCCGCCGTGCGTTTTTCCGGGGCCGAGAAGTGCGTGAAATTGCTGGTGGATCACCTGCGCGACAAACGCACGGGCGAGGTCGACGCCAGCGAACCGACCTGCCTTTTGACGCACCATATGGTCATGGACGACGACGCCTGGGAATTTGTGGAAGCGCTCTTTGCCGCCACCTCGGAACACCCCGCAGCGGCCTGGATCACCCCGGCCGAAATCTGGCCGCCAAAGGCGTAG
- the metW gene encoding methionine biosynthesis protein MetW: MRFDLQVIASWIEPESRVLDLGCRTGSLLAHLTEEKHIDGTGIEIDEDAAGQAIAKGLSVIHGDIYEEIEDYPDNAFDYVILSQALMQVLDPETILREMLRVGRLGIVSFPNFTHYRNRLQMLFTGRAPMSKELPYEWYNTPNLRVIPIIDFRRFCKHLGVPIVKEVAISTHHHDEQGKVITFLPNLFATFGIFMLGQAR, encoded by the coding sequence GGAGAGCCGCGTGCTCGACCTCGGCTGCCGCACCGGCTCGCTGCTGGCCCACCTGACCGAGGAGAAGCACATCGACGGCACCGGCATCGAGATCGACGAGGACGCCGCGGGCCAGGCCATCGCCAAGGGCCTCTCGGTGATCCACGGCGACATCTACGAGGAGATAGAGGATTACCCGGACAACGCCTTCGACTACGTCATCCTCTCCCAGGCGCTGATGCAGGTCCTGGATCCCGAGACCATCCTCCGCGAGATGCTCCGCGTGGGGCGCTTGGGCATCGTCTCCTTCCCCAACTTCACCCACTACCGAAACCGGCTCCAGATGCTTTTCACCGGGCGCGCGCCCATGTCCAAGGAGCTGCCATACGAGTGGTACAACACGCCCAACCTGCGGGTCATCCCGATCATCGACTTCCGCCGGTTCTGCAAACACCTGGGCGTGCCCATCGTCAAGGAAGTCGCCATCTCCACCCACCATCACGACGAGCAGGGCAAGGTCATCACCTTCCTGCCCAATCTCTTTGCCACCTTCGGCATCTTCATGCTCGGCCAGGCCCGCTAG